From one Lotus japonicus ecotype B-129 chromosome 3, LjGifu_v1.2 genomic stretch:
- the LOC130746854 gene encoding uncharacterized protein LOC130746854 isoform X3: MSMDIKGITWVGNMYQKFENMWLEVEETMLEETVKYMEKTVGESVKKIYSDVMQDLVPPSSCHLGEKQVPELPVDQYTDADFCKKSFQGSMKITIKPDTKLTTKDSRTKNDVDIGVIHAESYDADVSIMSVSGNSVKGNNFISHTGRHVRSTGIQLNLDTDESLQKRKMPAPKTVNEITSSKTDTSELSNVNQTQEATVSQPASTEVTTLASVADCCNEFGNENTEHILNVLKSDEEKEDMSSSSIVLYGDPYEFSMVSTMQPEDCCCDTVIVSRPEVAETWNLDIAEVDSVKEQGRKTTQFDELKLEETCVMVTRDDLQFVPKARVNSKTSKRPFSLSKKFARKQEYEELAIWHGNNEKGKNGCLENSGRTLQEDQKELLLPGISEPEWELL; the protein is encoded by the exons ATGAGTATGGACATAAAAGGCATAACATGGGTCGGAAATATGTACCAGAAGTTTGAGAATATGTGGCTGGAGGTGGAAGAGACAATGTTGGAG GAAACAGTTAAATACATGGAGAAGACTGTCGGGGAAAGTGTTAAAAAGATCTATTCAGATGTCATGCAAGATTTAGTTCCTCCATCTTCATGTCATTTGGGTGAAAAGCAAGTCCCTGAATTGCCTGTGGATCAATATACCGATGCTGACTTCTGTAAGAAGTCATTTCAAGGTTCCATGAAAATTACTATAAAGCCTGATACTAAGTTAACAACCAAGGATTCaagaaccaaaaatgatgttGACATTGGTGTAATCCATGCTGAATCCTATGATGCTGATGTGTCCATCATGTCAGTTTCTGGCAATTCTGTCAAAGGGAACAATTTTATTTCACATACAGGACGTCATGTTAGGAGCACAGGTATCCAATTAAACCTTGACACTGATGAAAGTCTACAAAAAAGAAAGATGCCTGCACCCAAAACAGTTAATGAAATCACTTCCTCAAAAACAGATACAAGTGAACTCTCCAATGTAAATCAAACGCAGGAAGCTACTGTTTCACAACCAGCTTCTACTGAAGTAACAACCCTTGCCTCTGTAGCAGACTGCTGCAATGAATTTGGAAATGAAAATACTGAACACATCCTCAATGTTCTTAAATCagatgaagagaaagaggaTATGAGTTCTTCCTCCATTGTCCTATATGGAGATCCTTATG AGTTCTCGATGGTCAGTACGATGCAGCCTGAAGATTGTTGTTGTGATACAGTCATTGTATCTCGTCCAG AAGTCGCAGAGACATGGAATTTGGATATAGCAGAGGTTGATAGTGTGAAAGAGCAAGGCCGTAAAACCACACAATTTGATGAGTTAAAGCTTGAGGAAACATGTGTTATGGTAACCAGAGATGATCTACAATTTGTTCCCAAGGCAAGGGTTAATTCAAAGACTAGCAAG AGGCCGTTTTCTTTATCCAAGAAGTTTGCGAGGAAGCAAGAATATGAGGAGCTTGCCATATGGCATGGGAACAATGAAAAAGGCAAGAATGGTTGCTTGGAGAATTCAGGTCGAACTTTACAAGAGGATCAAAAGGAATTACTGCTTCCTGGTATCTCTGAACCTGAATGGGAGCTTCTCTGA
- the LOC130746854 gene encoding uncharacterized protein LOC130746854 isoform X1 — protein sequence MTPSIEHFFPHGFLPDNQVESSPSNRVCRGRSNYCSSNCITMSMDIKGITWVGNMYQKFENMWLEVEETMLEETVKYMEKTVGESVKKIYSDVMQDLVPPSSCHLGEKQVPELPVDQYTDADFCKKSFQGSMKITIKPDTKLTTKDSRTKNDVDIGVIHAESYDADVSIMSVSGNSVKGNNFISHTGRHVRSTGIQLNLDTDESLQKRKMPAPKTVNEITSSKTDTSELSNVNQTQEATVSQPASTEVTTLASVADCCNEFGNENTEHILNVLKSDEEKEDMSSSSIVLYGDPYEFSMVSTMQPEDCCCDTVIVSRPEVAETWNLDIAEVDSVKEQGRKTTQFDELKLEETCVMVTRDDLQFVPKARVNSKTSKRPFSLSKKFARKQEYEELAIWHGNNEKGKNGCLENSGRTLQEDQKELLLPGISEPEWELL from the exons ATGACTCCATCGATTGAGCATTTTTTTCCACATGGTTTCTTGCCAGATAATCAGGTAGAATCATCACCTTCAAATAGGGTATGCAGGGGCAGGTCTAATTACTGTTCTAGCAACTGTATTACGATGAGTATGGACATAAAAGGCATAACATGGGTCGGAAATATGTACCAGAAGTTTGAGAATATGTGGCTGGAGGTGGAAGAGACAATGTTGGAG GAAACAGTTAAATACATGGAGAAGACTGTCGGGGAAAGTGTTAAAAAGATCTATTCAGATGTCATGCAAGATTTAGTTCCTCCATCTTCATGTCATTTGGGTGAAAAGCAAGTCCCTGAATTGCCTGTGGATCAATATACCGATGCTGACTTCTGTAAGAAGTCATTTCAAGGTTCCATGAAAATTACTATAAAGCCTGATACTAAGTTAACAACCAAGGATTCaagaaccaaaaatgatgttGACATTGGTGTAATCCATGCTGAATCCTATGATGCTGATGTGTCCATCATGTCAGTTTCTGGCAATTCTGTCAAAGGGAACAATTTTATTTCACATACAGGACGTCATGTTAGGAGCACAGGTATCCAATTAAACCTTGACACTGATGAAAGTCTACAAAAAAGAAAGATGCCTGCACCCAAAACAGTTAATGAAATCACTTCCTCAAAAACAGATACAAGTGAACTCTCCAATGTAAATCAAACGCAGGAAGCTACTGTTTCACAACCAGCTTCTACTGAAGTAACAACCCTTGCCTCTGTAGCAGACTGCTGCAATGAATTTGGAAATGAAAATACTGAACACATCCTCAATGTTCTTAAATCagatgaagagaaagaggaTATGAGTTCTTCCTCCATTGTCCTATATGGAGATCCTTATG AGTTCTCGATGGTCAGTACGATGCAGCCTGAAGATTGTTGTTGTGATACAGTCATTGTATCTCGTCCAG AAGTCGCAGAGACATGGAATTTGGATATAGCAGAGGTTGATAGTGTGAAAGAGCAAGGCCGTAAAACCACACAATTTGATGAGTTAAAGCTTGAGGAAACATGTGTTATGGTAACCAGAGATGATCTACAATTTGTTCCCAAGGCAAGGGTTAATTCAAAGACTAGCAAG AGGCCGTTTTCTTTATCCAAGAAGTTTGCGAGGAAGCAAGAATATGAGGAGCTTGCCATATGGCATGGGAACAATGAAAAAGGCAAGAATGGTTGCTTGGAGAATTCAGGTCGAACTTTACAAGAGGATCAAAAGGAATTACTGCTTCCTGGTATCTCTGAACCTGAATGGGAGCTTCTCTGA
- the LOC130746854 gene encoding uncharacterized protein LOC130746854 isoform X2 produces the protein MTPSIEHFFPHGFLPDNQVESSPSNRVCRGRSNYCSSNCITMSMDIKGITWVGNMYQKFENMWLEVEETMLEETVKYMEKTVGESVKKIYSDVMQDLVPPSSCHLGEKQVPELPVDQYTDADFCKKSFQGSMKITIKPDTKLTTKDSRTKNDVDIGVIHAESYDADVSIMSVSGNSVKGNNFISHTGRHVRSTDTSELSNVNQTQEATVSQPASTEVTTLASVADCCNEFGNENTEHILNVLKSDEEKEDMSSSSIVLYGDPYEFSMVSTMQPEDCCCDTVIVSRPEVAETWNLDIAEVDSVKEQGRKTTQFDELKLEETCVMVTRDDLQFVPKARVNSKTSKRPFSLSKKFARKQEYEELAIWHGNNEKGKNGCLENSGRTLQEDQKELLLPGISEPEWELL, from the exons ATGACTCCATCGATTGAGCATTTTTTTCCACATGGTTTCTTGCCAGATAATCAGGTAGAATCATCACCTTCAAATAGGGTATGCAGGGGCAGGTCTAATTACTGTTCTAGCAACTGTATTACGATGAGTATGGACATAAAAGGCATAACATGGGTCGGAAATATGTACCAGAAGTTTGAGAATATGTGGCTGGAGGTGGAAGAGACAATGTTGGAG GAAACAGTTAAATACATGGAGAAGACTGTCGGGGAAAGTGTTAAAAAGATCTATTCAGATGTCATGCAAGATTTAGTTCCTCCATCTTCATGTCATTTGGGTGAAAAGCAAGTCCCTGAATTGCCTGTGGATCAATATACCGATGCTGACTTCTGTAAGAAGTCATTTCAAGGTTCCATGAAAATTACTATAAAGCCTGATACTAAGTTAACAACCAAGGATTCaagaaccaaaaatgatgttGACATTGGTGTAATCCATGCTGAATCCTATGATGCTGATGTGTCCATCATGTCAGTTTCTGGCAATTCTGTCAAAGGGAACAATTTTATTTCACATACAGGACGTCATGTTAGGAGCACAG ATACAAGTGAACTCTCCAATGTAAATCAAACGCAGGAAGCTACTGTTTCACAACCAGCTTCTACTGAAGTAACAACCCTTGCCTCTGTAGCAGACTGCTGCAATGAATTTGGAAATGAAAATACTGAACACATCCTCAATGTTCTTAAATCagatgaagagaaagaggaTATGAGTTCTTCCTCCATTGTCCTATATGGAGATCCTTATG AGTTCTCGATGGTCAGTACGATGCAGCCTGAAGATTGTTGTTGTGATACAGTCATTGTATCTCGTCCAG AAGTCGCAGAGACATGGAATTTGGATATAGCAGAGGTTGATAGTGTGAAAGAGCAAGGCCGTAAAACCACACAATTTGATGAGTTAAAGCTTGAGGAAACATGTGTTATGGTAACCAGAGATGATCTACAATTTGTTCCCAAGGCAAGGGTTAATTCAAAGACTAGCAAG AGGCCGTTTTCTTTATCCAAGAAGTTTGCGAGGAAGCAAGAATATGAGGAGCTTGCCATATGGCATGGGAACAATGAAAAAGGCAAGAATGGTTGCTTGGAGAATTCAGGTCGAACTTTACAAGAGGATCAAAAGGAATTACTGCTTCCTGGTATCTCTGAACCTGAATGGGAGCTTCTCTGA
- the LOC130746854 gene encoding uncharacterized protein LOC130746854 isoform X4, whose product MEKTVGESVKKIYSDVMQDLVPPSSCHLGEKQVPELPVDQYTDADFCKKSFQGSMKITIKPDTKLTTKDSRTKNDVDIGVIHAESYDADVSIMSVSGNSVKGNNFISHTGRHVRSTGIQLNLDTDESLQKRKMPAPKTVNEITSSKTDTSELSNVNQTQEATVSQPASTEVTTLASVADCCNEFGNENTEHILNVLKSDEEKEDMSSSSIVLYGDPYEFSMVSTMQPEDCCCDTVIVSRPEVAETWNLDIAEVDSVKEQGRKTTQFDELKLEETCVMVTRDDLQFVPKARVNSKTSKRPFSLSKKFARKQEYEELAIWHGNNEKGKNGCLENSGRTLQEDQKELLLPGISEPEWELL is encoded by the exons ATGGAGAAGACTGTCGGGGAAAGTGTTAAAAAGATCTATTCAGATGTCATGCAAGATTTAGTTCCTCCATCTTCATGTCATTTGGGTGAAAAGCAAGTCCCTGAATTGCCTGTGGATCAATATACCGATGCTGACTTCTGTAAGAAGTCATTTCAAGGTTCCATGAAAATTACTATAAAGCCTGATACTAAGTTAACAACCAAGGATTCaagaaccaaaaatgatgttGACATTGGTGTAATCCATGCTGAATCCTATGATGCTGATGTGTCCATCATGTCAGTTTCTGGCAATTCTGTCAAAGGGAACAATTTTATTTCACATACAGGACGTCATGTTAGGAGCACAGGTATCCAATTAAACCTTGACACTGATGAAAGTCTACAAAAAAGAAAGATGCCTGCACCCAAAACAGTTAATGAAATCACTTCCTCAAAAACAGATACAAGTGAACTCTCCAATGTAAATCAAACGCAGGAAGCTACTGTTTCACAACCAGCTTCTACTGAAGTAACAACCCTTGCCTCTGTAGCAGACTGCTGCAATGAATTTGGAAATGAAAATACTGAACACATCCTCAATGTTCTTAAATCagatgaagagaaagaggaTATGAGTTCTTCCTCCATTGTCCTATATGGAGATCCTTATG AGTTCTCGATGGTCAGTACGATGCAGCCTGAAGATTGTTGTTGTGATACAGTCATTGTATCTCGTCCAG AAGTCGCAGAGACATGGAATTTGGATATAGCAGAGGTTGATAGTGTGAAAGAGCAAGGCCGTAAAACCACACAATTTGATGAGTTAAAGCTTGAGGAAACATGTGTTATGGTAACCAGAGATGATCTACAATTTGTTCCCAAGGCAAGGGTTAATTCAAAGACTAGCAAG AGGCCGTTTTCTTTATCCAAGAAGTTTGCGAGGAAGCAAGAATATGAGGAGCTTGCCATATGGCATGGGAACAATGAAAAAGGCAAGAATGGTTGCTTGGAGAATTCAGGTCGAACTTTACAAGAGGATCAAAAGGAATTACTGCTTCCTGGTATCTCTGAACCTGAATGGGAGCTTCTCTGA
- the LOC130746856 gene encoding uncharacterized protein LOC130746856 — protein MEKEENKPDIENNGGETDDTEPIELVLFQVPECYVYIIPPRKSAASYRADEWDVNKWAWEGILKVVSKGEECIIKLEDKNTGELYARAFLRNGEPHPVEAVIDSSRYFVLRIEENIGGRLRHAFIGVGFRERTEAYDFQAALHDHMKYLNKKKTAEEMEQHYQQSSSVDYSLKEGETLVLQLKNNRSGPNVKSKFFEQGLNNSSEEKSGKESVPAIKLPPPPPASVLTVAAVQNSPTNSPTEFSPEKTSKLETSKTIQEDAEGEKPPENQSTQDVVDDDFGDFQAAG, from the exons atggagaaggaggagaacaAACCCGACATTGAGAATAATGGCGGCGAAACCGATGACACTGAACCCATTGAGCTCGTTCTCTTTCAAGTGCCTGAGTGTTACGTCTACATA ATACCTCCAAGAAAGAGTGCAGCTTCTTACAG GGCTGATGAATGGGATGTCAATAAATGGGCATGGGAAGGGATATTGAAAGTAGTTAGCAAGGGAGAAGAATGCATCATAAAACTTGAAGATAAGAACACAG GTGAGTTATATGCTCGGGCATTTTTAAGGAATGGAGAGCCGCATCCTGTGGAAGCTGTTATTGATAGCAGCAG ATATTTTGTTCTTCGCATAGAAGAGAACATAG GTGGTCGTCTTCGACACGCATTTATTGGCGTAGGATTCCGAGAAAGAACAGAGGCTTATGACTTCCAAGCTGCCTTGCATGATCATATGAA ATACCTGAACAAAAagaagactgcagaagagatggAACAGCATTACCAGCAATCTTCGTCAGTTGATTACAGTTTGAAAGAAGGAGAGACTCTTGTGCTGCAACTTAAGAACAAT AGAAGTGGCCCCAATGTGAAGTCCAAGTTTTTTGAGCAGGGTCTGAACAACTCCTCAGAAGAAAAGAGTGGAAAAGAATCTGTACCCGCAATTAAGTTACCCCCACCTCCTCCTGCATCAGTTTTAACTGTTGCTGCCGTACAGAATTCTCCAACAAACTCACCTACAGAATTTAGCCCTGAGAAAACTTCAAAACTTGAGACCTCTAAAACGATTCAAGAAGATGCAGAAGGTGAAAAACCTCCTGAAAACCAAAGCACACAGGATGTAGTAGATGATGATTTTGGCGATTTCCAAGCAGCTGGTTAG
- the LOC130746857 gene encoding transcription factor bHLH30-like — MEMEAFTHFQVSSGVIGSGYASSSSLVLDRDKGELVEAPMQLERKGVSPERSIEALRNHSEAERRRRARINAHLDTLRTVIPGANKMDKASLLAEVITHLKELKTNAAQASEGLMIPKDNDEIRVEEQEGGLNGFPYSIRASLCCEYKPGLLSDIRQALDALHLMIMRAEIATLGGRMKNVFVIISCKEQNFEDAEYRQFLAGSVHQALRSVLDRFSVSQDILESRKRRRISIFSSTSLEDFL; from the exons ATGGAAATGGAAGCTTTTACCCATTTTCAAGTGAGCTCAGGGGTAATTGGAAGTGGGTATGCTTCATCTTCGTCTCTGGTTTTGGATAGGGACAAGGGAGAGCTCGTTGAGGCCCCTATGCAATTGGAACGAAAGGGTGTGTCCCCTGAGAGAAGTATTGAAGCTTTGAGGAACCATAGTGAAGCAGAGCGAAGGAGGAGAGCAAGAATTAATGCACATCTTGATACCCTTCGCACTGTGATTCCAGGTGCTAACAAG ATGGACAAGGCCTCCTTGCTGGCTGAGGTAATTACACATTTGAAAGAGCTGAAAACAAATGCAGCACAAGCTAGTGAAGGCTTAATGATACCGAAGGACAATGATGAAATAAGAGTTGAAGAACAAGAAGGTGGATTGAATGGTTTCCCTTATTCAATTCGGGCATCGCTATGTTGCGAATATAAGCCTGGGTTATTGTCTGATATAAGACAAGCACTTGATGCACTTCATCTTATGATAATGAGGGCAGAGATTGCAACCTTGGGAGGCAGGATGAAGAATGTCTTTGTGATAATTAGCTGCAAAGAACAGAACTTCGAAGATGCCGAGTACCGGCAGTTTCTAGCTGGCTCTGTACATCAAGCTCTTAGATCTGTGCTTGATAGATTTTCTGTTTCACAAGATATTTTAGAAAGCAGAAAGAGAAGGAGGATTTCTATATTCAGTTCTACATCTTTAGAAGATTTCTTGTGA